AAAATTGACTTCCCTCATGTTTATGaactccttttaaatactggaatgctgcaatgaggtctccccgcagccttctcttttctgggctgaacaagctcagttccttcagcctgacttcataggagaggtgctccagcccttggatcatcttcacGGCCCTCCACcggaccctctccaaaagctccacatctttcctgtatcgggggccccagacttggacacagtactccagctggggcctcaggagggcagagtagagggggacaatcccctcccttgccctgctggccacccctcttccgatggaacccaggataccattgcccttctgggctgcaagctcacactgctggctcatgtgaagtttttcatcaaccaggacccctaagtccttctcagcagggctactctcaagttcttctccccatttgtatacatatctgggattaccttgaTCCAcatgcaaaaccttgcactttgctttgttgaacttcattaggttcacaaggcCCCATCTTTcgagtttatcaaggtccctctggatgacatgCTCATGCtagaactgctgctgctgttacatACAGTCATGTGGATTTTCTTGCTGACTGAGAGAGTTCCCACTCTAGGAGAAACTTACTGGACACGTATTGGAATGTGAAAGGACAGCAAATTCTTTTCCATGCTACCATCTTAGGATTTGAGCTATGGCACTGGCTGGGAAATAAGTCGGACAATACAGTAACTAACACTGGCCAGTCTCTAGTGCCTCAGAGTTACAAAATAATTCACACAATGCTCCTAAAGCTCCCTGCCAACAACTGAATTTCTTGAATCCAAGAGTATCTTTGGCAAGCCAGTTTCCTGTGGATGCATCCAGCATGTAACTACAGTACCCAGAGGACATCAAGTTTTCCAGTACATTTTAAATGGTAACAGTGGATGGATGAATCACATCaaggaaaaatagcaaatttttctcctttgcagatAGTCTCATGGCATTCTAGAAATTCTGCATTCTAGTTGCAAGAAGAGACGAGAAAACCCTGCCATCTAGATAGATCAGGTACATCACGTATTCAGAATTGAGTTGTGTCAGGGTAAAGATCAAGAGGACAAGAGTAAAAATTGTTAGGCCTCTTCAGAGCCCTTTATCCCACCCCATGTATATAGTACATGGTAGAGAGAGCAAAGGGAGAACATACAATGAGTATATGGCCCAGGAAACGTACATCCATCAAAGTTATGCTTCCCAGAGTTGAAGGAAGTTCCAGTCTACAGTACGAGAGATAGTAGTCATACCTTGCTCAATTCCTGTGGGGATGACCAAGCTTTGGTAAATTTAGCTCATTACATTTACAAACAAATTCAAGTCTGTGTTAAAGGCtagaaaaagcatctttttaGGTACTAAGGTCTAAACTTAAGGTAGAGCAGGGTGTTTCAGTCAGTATAGGGCAGACGAGCTGGCAATTTGCAGATACGCCAGTGAGCCCTTAGTAAGGCTTGCAAATTCTTCTAACTCTGGAATTCTACTGTTTGGGAGAGAGACATATCAGAGACAAAAGGGAGCAACTGCCCATGCTATACTGAATAGccaggcagaagcagcaagCGTCAAATAATTCCCAAGTACAGTAGAGGGCCTCTGAAAGGAGATGCTATGCCTCTCTACAATAAATTCTGAGGGGGCTGGGTCCAATGAACTCCAGAGGTgtcttccaacctaaattacTGTCCTGTGACTTTACATCTCTGTGATTATCTGAGCACTTCTCCAGTAACTGGTGTGCAAAGGACCAGCATTCTACACACTGGGCTCCCTGTAGTGTCAGGGTACCTAATGAAGGCAACTAATATCTCTGGGAATAcattgtttattaaaaaaatccgCTGTATCATGTTTTCAGCCCATCACAATCCTAAGTTTCCAAATCAAAGTAGGAACAAATAAGGGGTTATGTATTGCTTTCATGTCGACTAGACATAtcttcttcaaaagcagtttcatcttctgtttgtttttcttttgctggttCAATCAAAAGCAGTCATCCCAAACAACATAgtaaaaaaagctaaaaagagTCCAGTGTGAATCTTATTCTTTCAGTACTGGCATTAAATGACAATGCTTCTTGCACTATAGGAACTTCCTCTGtcctgcaagaaaaaataaaaggttcacgaacaagaaaagatgaatgaaaatCATGTGTCTTCCTACCTGCTCTGagcaccaaaacaaaaccattcatACATATACACATCATAGCTGGCACTAAAACTGCACTTCCTTCCAAAACTCAGAAGGGAAAATtgtaatatgaaaaatatggcCCTTTAAGAATACTGCCACCCGGTAAAATACTGCATGTAGGTGATAAGGGacacttaatatttttgttactgtttttgaaaaactacattttttaagGAGGAACATACTGTCTAGCTTGGAGGCTAGCAATTTGGATACGAAGCTTTTCATGCACAGGACGCTGCTTGAAATCTAGTCCCAGTATAAACCAATGAGCAGTGAACAGCAGCTCTACACTCCCCACACAATGCATGTCCAGTCCTCAGGAGCTGCAGCTAGCAAGCTACCCTCTTCCACATGGCCTGAAGGATCATGCATTTCCCAGCGTTTCCTAGGATACTCAGTGCTCTTTGCCCTCCTTTTGAAagacagcaggctgcagaaagcaactAACATTCACTGTCACCCCTAGAACCCATCTCTTCCCTGTGACTGGAAGAAAAGAGCTGACTCACCGAGCGTGGCCCTGCACCCTCTCTGTGCTTGCTGTGCCGATCTGGGATGATTTCTAGCGAGCGATAACTGGGAGGTTTATCTTCTGGCCATTCCCGAGACCGGTTGTGCCGCCTGCGGTTTGTCGCTGGCAGACGGACTTGCTCTTCCGAGGAGCTCCACGATTCCCGTCGAGAAGGGGGAGAGTAGCTGTGCCGCCGGTGCCTTGAGTTATTGCTGCTCCTGGTCTGCTGCTGGTACTCTTGCCTCACTGCAGGCTGTTGTCTCCGGCCACGATGGTGGCCAGAGTGCTCCTTGGCCTCCTCTGAAtagaagctgcagctgctgctgctgctttttcccctctcagtctGGCGGGCGGGTGACACATCCCGCCTGGAGTGCTGGGGTCTGCCATCATAGCCGCCTGTCCTCTGCCTTGGAGGATGGTCCTCTCGCTGCCTGTCCCGGGGCTCCCTACTGTAGCTGGAATGAGAATCTCCACTGGAAGGCAAGGGCCACCTCCGTTCTTCCCTCCTGTTCTCTGCTGTGGAGTCCCAGGTTCTGGGGCTGCGGGTAGCTCTCTGTGGCcgtgaggagctgctgctcccatgGGAGGAAGAAACGTGACCGGTGAGAGGAGGAAGACCATTTGTGCCGTGTTGCATGATGTCGGAGCCCAGGGAGGACAGTAAGCTGGGCTGCACCGCCTGCCGCTGGTGGGAGGGCGGCCGGGGCTGTGACGGGTTAAGGTTTTGGATTTCGGATTCCAGGTAGTCCAAAACACCCTTGCTAGGGGAAAGTCGAGCTTGTGGCTGTACCAGTGGAAGACTGTTCTGCAGAGACACATCTAAAGATTAAATCACAGGAGGATGCAGTaagttaaggaaaaacaaagaagagcGAGCCTCCCTGCGCTAATGGTACTAGCTCAATCTCCTTTGAGTCTCACTTCTCTCACTGGAGAAGCTGCACAAGTTTCAAGCACCACAACCACACAAAGTAAGATGCAAAGTACAGAAACCAGTACGTTGCAGCCACTATCTGTGTTCTGAGTAACACACAGGTAAGAAATCGAGTCATCCAGCACACCAGGGAATGAGTATTCGGTGAGAGGAACGTAAGTTTTCCTACAGCatcaataattttctttttttttttactctaatACCTTACTGAATTCGAAGTAATATGAATCAATactgcaaaagaaatttttttaatacaaatgtgcataaacacacacatacgTATGTACAGATATAAGTAGCAAATGGTAAAGTTCCTCCTCTATGAAGCTGGTGCAGTTCTGGAACAGTTACCCAGAGAGGTCACGGAATCTTCTTCCTTGCAGATTTCCACTTCTCAGCTGGACAAAGCCACAGCTAGTATAACTGAGGCTAGTGATAGTCCTGCTTTGAGCAAGAGGGAGGACTCGACGACCTTAGAGCTCCTTTCCACTCAGCATCTCTAACATTTCAAATACGTGACATGAATAAGGCTAAGCAACAGCCTAAGGAACTTAATTGTCCATTGTATTCTGCCAGTATGTCCATGTATTTCCTTGAGAAGTCTCAGTGCATTCTGTCTTAACTGATGACAGCTCGGTCACCAGATCTTCATAAAGTGAACTGATGCCCTGACTAGGAAAAATACCAACTGTAGAATTAACTGAAGGGTTAACAAAGTATGTACTCAAACATCTTGAATCTAGCATTTAAGATGCTTACAAACTCTTCAAACAACAGTTAAGACTGTAAATCTGTGACTGCTGTACAATGATGACAAGCtaatttcagacaaaaaaaatcctatatTTGTTTGAGAAGTCATTATGCTGAATTCTGCTATTGTTTTTAGGGGTGGTTAAATAATATTGCTGGTAATAATTAATTCTACTGCTTATGCCTCTGTGAATTCAGACACTCTATCTTCCCTACTCCATTAAACTCAGAAATATATACAACTAATGTAAGTGATTTGGGGGCAGAACACCTAGCAAATTCTTCCTGATTTATTCTTTGCTGTATGTACGCTAGATCTATTGCACAGAAGGCAGTTTGCCCTCAATTGTATGAAAACCAGACATTTGATAAGAACTCAAACAAATTGCACTTCACTTCTCATGTCAATTTTGGATATAAGGAGTTGACCGTGAccagcacagcagaacaaagaCACAGTACCCTCTTCCACCCCCATGACGAGAGATAAGCTGGGTATATTTACCCTGCAGTCACTGTGGTGTAGCACAAGATACACCTTAGTTAGCATTAAAATACTTCACCCAGCACTGAGCCTAGCGAGACACTTAAGATGGATATGCTGTAGTTATCCACCCAGACAAGTCTAAAGTACATTGCAGATGTAGCAGAACTGCCATGCTAGGACGTGCAGTCATGCTAGGAACATCTTTCTCACTCTGTAGTAGAGAGGACAAAGTCTCACTGCCGAACCTTCCTGAGATGTTACCTGCTTCTCTTTcctatttccttctgaaatgatGACTGTAGTCTCACCTTGTTGCAGTAGAGGGTTCAGCTGGTAAGAGGAAAGCTGTGAGTTCCTATCAGCACCTCCATAGAACATGTTAGGTAACATCCAAGGTGCAAATGCCTGAGCCCGCTTCATGAACCGATGCCGTTCCAGTACTGTAAAGGAAGATGAAAGCTCTGAGCAGCTATGCCTAGAGTACAGCTTGCAGAACACATACCTTTTTGCTTGGCAGACTTTAGCCTTTGAATGTGATCACAGAATGAGAAGCTCTCTCCAATTTATGACAAAGGTTAAAAATAGAGCACAggaaattttaacagaaaagttgTACAGCTTCCAAAATGTACCTAAAACTGAAGAACCTAATGTACCTAAAACTGGTACATTTCCAGGAATCAGGAACAAACAGCACTAGGATTAAGTATACAGCACATAACCTAATGCAGGACTTCTATCTGCCATGTCACTATGAGTACAGCTGTGGCCCAGTGGGAAATAATGTTTCATATAGCAAGACATACATAccacattgttttctttcttaaaactCTTTCAGTTCACCATTGGTCCTTTTCCTACAGTTAAACGAGATCTTTTTTGCTCCCTTCATGTAGGCTTTGTTTAGATCTTCTCTTCCACACCACATTCAAAAGCCTTGGTTCTTCTCTGTTCTACAAACAAGGCACTCAGAGATGCATTTTTCACCTTCTCCCTGTCTAGTCTTTCAGCTGCTCTTGTTGTCTCTCTTCAACTTACCTCAGCATGACTGCTAAAATTAAATCCCTTTGGACAATGTGGTCAAACTTGTTAACAAACTAAATGTCCTGTTCTCAACAGCAATGTCTTGTGTGCCAGAAGAGGAAACTCAGTGGAAATTTCTACTTCCTCACCATTTTTCCATCACTAACTCCAGTCCACTCCTAGTGGAGTCAGGCTTCAATCCAACTTCACTTTTTTCAGCTCTTGCATCTCCCCCTTACAAAGACAGTATCACCATATCTGTCTTCAAAACCATCACTCACTGctggttcttttttttgggaaagctaaaaatatcttaaaaaaaaaaacaaccttacTCCTTCTACCACAGACAATCAAAACTTAAGTTTACAAGCAAATTCTGCAAGTCCCAGACATTACACATTACTCTGCACAGTTTGTCTGTCACCTTTGGGTGAAACTCTTCTGCAACTGGAGCTTTTGCAAAATTCTCTTATGTGGTTTCTCTGGAATCTCAAAAGAGGCAGTCTTTTACTGCAATCTCTTCCGTAAGGCACTAACAGAACATTCTTGTCTATACATTTCAGCACACAGATAAGAATGTAATTGCCTTTGAGACACTTACCCCTCTGATAAATCTGGCTGAAGTTGGCTGATGAAATTAAAAGTTACTGAAGGGGAAGAGACTGGGGATACATAGGCTGGCTGCACAAGCCTTCCTTCTTTAAGAAACCAGGCTACAGCTAAGCTCCAATTAATTCTGTCCCCTGAGTTAAtctgaagaaagcagcatttaGACAGAGAGCTCTTTGGGTCTCAACTCCTCCGTTTCATGTAGCACACATTTATTAAACAGATTGCCTAAATGTACTCTAACGGTTTCACTCAGAGCACCACTTGTAGCAGAACAGGGACTGACACTCCCTCTAAGCACATCCCTCCTTTTCCCCACAGCTCATGCAGCTCCACTTTGTTCTCTACTCCAGACTCCCTCCCCAGCCTGGCTCCAAACAGAGTGAACTACAAAGCTGGAGACTTCAGGAATTTTAATCCTAATACACTGATTTTCCTTCAAAGTGTTGTGGCCTGAGGTAGCAGCTTTCAACCATTTAATGTAAAacttgtttcattattttctttccaagggATTTTCCACCAGTCTACCTTTCAAATTTGGAAGGaagagtgaaagaagaaaacagagagaaaaataaagaaaaaggccCTATCTGTTCCTCACCCATTCCTCTGGTTATCACCTTCAGAATGTCCTCACACCTGTGAAATGCACATCTCTGAGTTTCGAATGCAGTCCTACATGAGCAGTGAAAGCCTCAGCAGCAAAAGGCACACTTACAGCACTACGGGTTCTTCTCTCTTTAATGTATGAAGGCAGCTGCTAGCACCAGCCATCCTGAGCCTATGATGCTCTGATCTATCCCTGTAGCTGAACAAATGCAGAATTATCCCTGGACTTTCTTCACTACCCtcatcttcttttccctcccccAGATACATTGCCTACCCATTTCATCCCAATATAGAAAGTCCTGAATTCAGTACTCTGGTTCCCCACTTGCAAAATGGAGGTAAAATTACAGATCTCTTCTCTAAACTGTTTGCGAACATTTTTATCTGAGGAAGGTCAGATTCACCATAGTTCCAAAACTCATACCTGCTATAAAACTTCGGCAGGGTGTTTCATTGTTCCTTTTTCCAACCATTCCCTGCTGAGAAAGTTTGTTCTTTACCTTTGACAGCTGCTGGGCCATTTACCCAATTCTAAAAAAATTTACTTTCCAACCTAATCAGACCTTGGTGCAAGTATAACCTATTTTGCACCAACTCATTAATGGAAGAAgtctgcaggagaaaaggaacTAGTAGGAACAGAAGGAGGTCATTACATATATTTAACACAATACCTGTACTAGTAAGctttttacagttttccatGAGAAATGTAATTGGCTTGCCCATGGGGCACACTTAATATTTCTGCAGCAC
The Numida meleagris isolate 19003 breed g44 Domestic line chromosome 1, NumMel1.0, whole genome shotgun sequence genome window above contains:
- the ILDR1 gene encoding immunoglobulin-like domain-containing receptor 1: MAPCGRCGRALLLAWLLVACLPAGCLSLLVTVQDTERYTTLFASITLKCDYSTSAQLQDVVVTWRFKSFCKDPIFDYYSVSYQASLALGQDPSDDCNDIQRKVRIVIQKYGQNEPVLGVDYRQRKITIQNRADLVISEVMWWDHGVYYCTVEAPGDTSGDPDKEVKLIVLHWLTVLLIVLGGLLLFLLIGICWCQCCPQHCCCHIRCVCCPTRCCCNEEVLERHRFMKRAQAFAPWMLPNMFYGGADRNSQLSSYQLNPLLQQDVSLQNSLPLVQPQARLSPSKGVLDYLESEIQNLNPSQPRPPSHQRQAVQPSLLSSLGSDIMQHGTNGLPPLTGHVSSSHGSSSSSRPQRATRSPRTWDSTAENRREERRWPLPSSGDSHSSYSREPRDRQREDHPPRQRTGGYDGRPQHSRRDVSPARQTERGKSSSSSCSFYSEEAKEHSGHHRGRRQQPAVRQEYQQQTRSSNNSRHRRHSYSPPSRRESWSSSEEQVRLPATNRRRHNRSREWPEDKPPSYRSLEIIPDRHSKHREGAGPRSDRGSSYSARSIVI